A stretch of Henckelia pumila isolate YLH828 chromosome 4, ASM3356847v2, whole genome shotgun sequence DNA encodes these proteins:
- the LOC140862950 gene encoding branched-chain amino acid aminotransferase 2, chloroplastic — translation MESGAVFAGLHSNPPTHHHLLLGPLRSAIKILPPAFTEKRLFTPQPLQLQKQSHISSFSKFNNNNVNTLQVASPASNVAVESADIDWDNLGFGFRPTDYMYMMKCSQGENFVKGELQRFGNIELSPSSGVLNYGQGLFEGLKAYRKHDGKILLFRPEENALRLQMGAERMCMPCPTVEQFVEAVKATVLANERWIPPPGKGSLYIRPLLMGSGAVLGLAPAPEYTFLIYISPVGNYFKEGLAPINLIVETEMHRATPGGTGAVKTIGNYAGVLKAQSAAKAKGFSDVLYLDSTHKKYLEEVSSCNVFVVKGNVISTPAIKGTILPGITRKSIIDVARSQGFEVEERMVAVDELLDADEVFCTGTAVVVSPVGSITYLDKRVSYGSDGVGRVSQQLYSALTSLQMGLTEDKMGWITQL, via the exons ATGGAGAGCGGCGCTGTGTTTGCCGGCCTGCACTCAAATCCGCCGACGCACCACCACCTTCTGCTCGGTCCTTTGCGCAGCGCTATCAAAATCCTTCCGCCTGCTTTCACAGAGAAAAGGCTTTTTACTCCTCAACCGCTCCAG TTACAGAAGCAATCGCATATTTCTTCTTTCAGTAAATTCAATAACAACAATGTTAATACTCTTCAAGTGGCCTCGCCTGCGAG CAACGTAGCAGTAGAATCAGCCGACATTGATTGGGACAACTTAGGTTTTGGGTTTAGACCCACCGATTATATGTACATGATGAAGTGTTCCCAAGGCGAAAACTTTGTGAAAGGGGAATTACAGAGATTTGGAAACATTGAGTTAAGCCCATCTTCCGGAGTTTTGAACTATGGCCAA GGATTGTTCGAAGGTTTAAAGGCTTATCGGAAACATGATGGTAAAATTTTACTATTTCGTCCCGAGGAGAATGCATTACGACTCCAAATGGGAGCTGAGCGGATGTGCATGCCTTGTCCAACTGTAGAGCAATTTGTGGAGGCTGTAAAAGCTACTGTTTTAGCTAATGAAAGATGG ATCCCCCCACCGGGTAAAGGTTCTTTATATATAAGGCCGTTGCTTATGGGGAGCGGAGCTGTACTAGGTCTAGCACCAGCCCCTGAGTACACCTTTCTGATTTACATTTCCCCAGTGGGCAATTATTTCAAG GAAGGTTTGGCACCAATTAATTTGATAGTCGAGACAGAAATGCATCGGGCAACTCCTGGTGGTACTGGAGCTGTGAAGACTATTGGAAATTATGCTGGA GTCCTAAAGGCACAGAGTGCTGCAAAAGCAAAAGGCTTTTCTGATGTTCTGTATTTGGACAGTACTCACAAGAAATACTTGGAAGAGGTGTCCTCCTGCAATGTATTTGTTGTTAAG GGTAATGTGATATCTACTCCTGCAATAAAAGGGACCATCCTACCCGGCATCACTCGGAAGAGCATAATAGATGTTGCTCGGAGTCAGGGATTTGAG GTCGAGGAACGTATGGTGGCAGTTGATGAATTGCTTGATGCTGATGAAGTTTTCTGCACTGGAACTGCTGTTGTGGTTTCACCCGTAGGCAGTATAACATACCTTGATAAACG GGTAAGTTATGGAAGCGACGGCGTCGGTCGTGTGTCGCAACAACTCTATTCCGCCCTAACCAGCCTACAAATGGGACTCACGGAGGACAAAATGGGTTGGATTACTCAACTCTAG